The DNA segment AGATATTATCGCTTTTGGTGATGAAACAAACGATTTACAAATGCTTGATTACGCTGGTGTTGGAGTTGCAATGGGCAATGCAGCTGAACCTGTTAAAAATGTAGCAAATGTAGTAACTGCTTCTAACCAAGATGACGGAATTGCTCTATATCTAGAAGAAAACTTAAATCTATAATTAAAAGCTGCAAGTATGGCCTTACAAAAGTTAGAATTTCTAATTTTTTGTTTAGCCATTACCTTGCAGCTTTTTTACATCATTTTATTTTTATACATTGCCATCGCTAGTTTTTGGTCTGCTTCTGAGCGGAAATCTCCAAATACACTAGACGTTTCCATAACATTAATAAATGCTTTGGGATCAAATTCGCCAACAATATGAGTTATATCATATAACTCATAACGTGTAATTACCATAATCAACATAGCCACATCTTGTTTGGAATAACCACCCATTGCATCTACCACTGTTATCCCACGTACCATGTTTTCATGAATTGCTTTAATAACAGTTTCGGAATGTTGAGTCATAATCATCACCGTTAATTTTTGGTGTCTAGTATGGATGATATCAATTACTCTACTTTGTACATATAAAGAAATCAGCGTATAAAGCGCAAACGTCCAGTCATAAGCAAATCCTGCAACAATAATGATAACTCCATTTAATAGCAAGAAATACTTTCCAAACGAGCGACCTGTTTTAATCGTAATGTACATAGCTAGTATATCTAATCCACCAGTAGAAATACCAAATTTCAAAGCTAACCCAATACCGACTGAAGCAATTAACGCCCCAAAAATCGCATTAAGTAATATATCATTTGAAACTTGTACTTCTGGAATAACAATTAAGAAAAAAGACATAAACGCAACTGTTAAAAAGCTGAAAATAGTAAATGATTTCCCGACCTTTAACCAACCTAAAATAGCAACCGGAATATTTAACAACAGAACAAGTAATCCTGTTGAAATCGAAATATTCATTGAATCACGTAACATGTCTGAACCTAATTGTGCAACCCCATTTAAACCAGCTGCATAAACTTGAGCTGGTATTAAAAAGAAGTTCATACCAATTGCATTTAAAAGTGCAGCTATAATAGCAATGGCGGTTTTTTTAGCATATTCTTTATACACTATTTTTGAACTCATTTTCTTCTCTCCTTTTTTGGCCCTAACATAACATACCAACTTTCTAGAGAAAAGAGAAGTCTTTTTTATTATTTTTTTGATTTTTAATTAAATAATGGATATCCGCCTGACAAATAAAAGCCAAGTGATAC comes from the Listeria welshimeri serovar 6b str. SLCC5334 genome and includes:
- a CDS encoding YitT family protein, which produces MSSKIVYKEYAKKTAIAIIAALLNAIGMNFFLIPAQVYAAGLNGVAQLGSDMLRDSMNISISTGLLVLLLNIPVAILGWLKVGKSFTIFSFLTVAFMSFFLIVIPEVQVSNDILLNAIFGALIASVGIGLALKFGISTGGLDILAMYITIKTGRSFGKYFLLLNGVIIIVAGFAYDWTFALYTLISLYVQSRVIDIIHTRHQKLTVMIMTQHSETVIKAIHENMVRGITVVDAMGGYSKQDVAMLIMVITRYELYDITHIVGEFDPKAFINVMETSSVFGDFRSEADQKLAMAMYKNKMM